In Candidatus Synechococcus calcipolaris G9, a genomic segment contains:
- the glyS gene encoding glycine--tRNA ligase subunit beta, whose translation MTDSSQHSFLLEVGTEDLPASFVQSAIAQWQRMIPAHLQDHGLGATVNVLGTPRRLVLVLDGLPAQQPDQHSEVKGPAAAIAFKNGEPTKALQGFLRSRQAVLEDIEIRSTEKGDVVFLKQTLRGQATPTLLSEWIPNWISQLEGPRFMRWSDGELRFSRPIRWLVALWDDQVLPVTLESQSVKITSDRQTWGHRVLAADPITLERAQDYGETMAQGYIEVDPEERKAKIIDQVNDRANTVKGYTDITETLLNEVTHLVEWPTAVLGNFEPEFLALPPEVITTVMVTHQRYFPVYGDRAHTKLLPHFITISNGDPQAADIIRQGNERVIRARLADGQFFYQADLAKPLADYGTKLETVTFQDELGSMAAKMARIQALAGAIADHLKLKPKQKNEIQRTAELCKNDLVSQMVGEFPELQGRMGQVYAEKSGESAAVSQGIFDHYLPRHGGDRLPESLTGQVVGLADRLDTLTCLFGLGQIPTGSSDPFALRRAANAVLLILWEARLPLNLHQVLQETSQHFCQTYPKTANPSQLQDQLQDFFGQRLRTLLEEDPTHPIDYDLVNAVLGNSDASATAQVLGDVLDARDRAQFLQRMRQEGSLQPIYATVNRAARLARQGTVERHTLSLEGIAIDKLQEPIEREFYQALQDTLPTVKTAQDQGDYGQIIAVLGALAPIVSRFFDGPESVLVMAPDPVIKANRLGLLSLLRNIGGVLGDFGEIVK comes from the coding sequence ATGACTGACTCAAGCCAACATAGTTTTCTTCTAGAAGTGGGAACGGAAGATTTACCCGCTAGTTTTGTCCAATCAGCGATCGCCCAGTGGCAGCGGATGATTCCTGCCCATTTACAGGATCACGGATTGGGGGCAACGGTCAATGTTTTGGGTACGCCACGGCGATTGGTGCTGGTTTTAGACGGCTTACCAGCGCAACAACCCGACCAACACAGTGAGGTGAAGGGCCCCGCAGCGGCTATTGCCTTTAAGAACGGAGAGCCAACAAAGGCATTACAGGGGTTTTTGCGATCGCGCCAGGCCGTCCTAGAGGATATAGAGATTCGGAGTACAGAAAAGGGGGATGTGGTTTTTCTGAAGCAAACCCTGAGGGGCCAGGCCACGCCAACCCTATTATCAGAATGGATTCCCAACTGGATTAGCCAACTAGAGGGGCCGCGATTTATGCGTTGGAGTGATGGAGAACTGCGTTTTTCCCGACCCATTCGCTGGCTGGTAGCTCTCTGGGATGATCAGGTCTTACCCGTGACCTTAGAAAGTCAGTCGGTAAAAATCACCAGCGATCGCCAGACCTGGGGCCACCGGGTGTTAGCCGCCGATCCCATCACCCTAGAGCGGGCCCAAGACTATGGGGAGACTATGGCCCAGGGGTACATTGAGGTTGATCCTGAGGAACGGAAAGCAAAAATTATTGACCAGGTGAATGATCGGGCAAACACGGTGAAGGGTTACACGGACATCACCGAGACCCTCCTCAACGAAGTCACCCATTTAGTGGAATGGCCCACCGCCGTCCTAGGCAATTTTGAGCCGGAATTTTTAGCCTTACCCCCAGAGGTGATTACCACGGTGATGGTGACCCACCAGCGATATTTTCCTGTCTATGGCGATCGCGCCCACACGAAGCTGCTACCCCACTTTATTACCATTAGCAATGGGGATCCCCAGGCCGCTGACATCATTCGCCAGGGAAACGAGCGGGTGATTCGGGCCCGGTTAGCCGATGGCCAGTTTTTCTACCAGGCAGATCTGGCTAAGCCCCTAGCCGACTACGGCACTAAACTAGAAACGGTTACATTCCAGGATGAATTGGGATCCATGGCCGCAAAGATGGCGCGGATTCAAGCCCTAGCTGGGGCGATCGCCGATCACCTGAAACTCAAACCCAAGCAGAAAAATGAGATTCAACGCACGGCCGAGCTGTGCAAAAATGATCTCGTCAGCCAAATGGTAGGGGAATTTCCAGAGCTTCAGGGGCGAATGGGCCAAGTCTATGCTGAAAAAAGTGGCGAGTCGGCCGCCGTCTCCCAGGGAATTTTTGACCATTACTTACCCCGCCATGGGGGCGATCGCCTCCCCGAAAGTCTCACGGGTCAGGTGGTGGGCCTAGCCGATCGCCTGGATACCCTGACCTGTCTATTTGGTTTAGGTCAAATTCCCACTGGCTCTTCCGATCCCTTTGCCTTGCGGCGGGCCGCCAATGCCGTCCTTTTAATTCTCTGGGAAGCCCGTTTACCCCTGAATCTGCATCAGGTGCTCCAGGAAACCAGTCAGCACTTTTGCCAAACCTACCCAAAGACCGCGAACCCCAGCCAACTCCAAGATCAGCTTCAGGACTTTTTCGGTCAACGCCTGCGGACACTCCTAGAGGAAGACCCCACCCACCCAATTGACTACGATCTGGTGAATGCCGTCCTCGGAAATAGCGATGCTTCGGCAACCGCCCAAGTCCTAGGGGATGTCCTAGATGCCCGCGATCGCGCCCAGTTTTTACAACGAATGCGTCAAGAGGGCAGCCTCCAACCCATCTATGCCACGGTGAATCGGGCGGCTCGGTTAGCGCGGCAAGGAACGGTGGAACGCCACACCCTAAGTTTAGAGGGCATTGCGATCGACAAGCTTCAGGAACCCATTGAACGGGAGTTTTACCAAGCTCTTCAAGACACCTTACCAACGGTGAAAACCGCCCAAGATCAGGGAGATTATGGGCAGATTATTGCGGTTTTAGGGGCCCTCGCTCCCATTGTCAGCCGCTTCTTTGATGGCCCCGAAAGTGTCTTAGTCATGGCCCCAGATCCAGTGATTAAAGCCAATCGCCTAGGGTTACTCTCCCTGTTGCGAAATATTGGCGGGGTGCTAGGGGACTTTGGCGAAATCGTTAAATAG
- a CDS encoding site-specific integrase, whose protein sequence is MAKTATKAKKGSVTLKNSNGRLQLVFSYPILAPNGETVRKRFYLSTGFEDTPINRQRAGVIAATIQRDIDYAELDTTLERYKPASLAAGGVSPESMGLLALWQKYVDFKAPQVAPHTLLKDFCQVQRAIERLPSDSLGEAASIRDGLLGNMPVNSAKRVLTQIKACCKWAIAEKLISENPFAEMKITLPKGSGSPVIEPFTMEERDRILEAFRVHRYYSHYHPLVKFLFSTGCRPGEALALQWRHVQDEQILFEQRLSMTENGLQVIPGLKTQRRRTFPLNQELKAFLADLRESCQGNPEDYLFLAPGGGFLDSHNFCNRGWKTILSECGSGYRKLYQTRHSFITWLCEANVNTLAVSRWCGTSVAMIERHYAASNLNTIPPSL, encoded by the coding sequence ATGGCTAAGACGGCAACCAAGGCAAAGAAGGGTAGTGTTACATTAAAAAACTCGAATGGCAGGTTACAACTGGTTTTCAGTTACCCCATTCTTGCCCCAAATGGTGAAACAGTACGCAAGCGGTTTTATCTGTCTACAGGGTTTGAAGATACGCCGATTAATCGTCAACGGGCCGGGGTGATTGCAGCAACAATCCAGCGAGATATTGACTACGCTGAGCTTGACACCACCCTGGAACGGTACAAGCCAGCTAGTCTTGCTGCGGGTGGTGTTTCGCCTGAGTCTATGGGGCTGTTGGCGTTGTGGCAAAAATACGTTGACTTCAAAGCACCGCAGGTAGCACCCCATACGCTCTTGAAGGATTTTTGCCAAGTACAGCGAGCGATTGAGAGGTTGCCTAGCGACTCACTGGGGGAGGCTGCCAGTATCCGTGATGGGTTGCTGGGTAATATGCCTGTTAACAGTGCCAAGCGGGTTTTGACTCAGATAAAAGCGTGTTGCAAGTGGGCGATCGCTGAAAAGCTCATCAGTGAAAATCCGTTTGCTGAAATGAAAATCACATTGCCGAAGGGTAGCGGTTCACCTGTGATTGAGCCATTCACGATGGAGGAACGCGATCGCATTCTGGAAGCATTCAGGGTACACCGATACTACAGCCACTACCATCCGCTGGTTAAATTTCTGTTTTCTACGGGCTGCCGGCCCGGTGAAGCTCTTGCATTGCAGTGGCGGCACGTTCAAGATGAGCAAATTTTGTTTGAACAGCGTTTGAGCATGACCGAGAATGGTTTGCAGGTTATCCCTGGCTTAAAGACGCAAAGGCGGCGTACATTCCCGCTTAACCAGGAATTGAAGGCATTTTTAGCTGACCTACGGGAATCATGCCAAGGTAATCCTGAAGATTACTTGTTTCTTGCCCCTGGCGGCGGGTTTCTGGATAGCCACAATTTTTGCAATCGGGGCTGGAAAACGATACTAAGCGAGTGCGGTAGCGGATACCGCAAGCTCTATCAAACCCGCCATAGCTTTATCACCTGGCTGTGTGAGGCAAACGTCAACACGTTGGCGGTGAGCCGCTGGTGTGGGACAAGCGTCGCCATGATCGAGCGACATTACGCGGCAAGCAACCTAAACACCATCCCACCGAGTCTATAG
- a CDS encoding AAA family ATPase gives MAYFDDEQLDFEPGLYEAIFEGFSKPLELPKKQPELVTINREDYIREIKAYERKINQIRRDQESIPDCLAYRERLEVIAAIADPIDRSFATIELAKLLRVSPSLLERDLSKLESKNRATDTSEVITWAELYNREQEDLDWLVHGLLPVGETVILIAEPKCGKTLFAVDLTHAIIEGHDFLSHKTKQGKVLFISVDESLRSTEYKLRNRNFSPSENLGILSKFNLENLDSLEKELIDFQPDLVVLDSLRAAARGSTISENSAEFADKIYDLKMLFTNHKAAGIIIHHSTKSKEQEGVSKVRGNSAIAGAAWGVWQLQNDKSWDNSITSIKEFSYQLRDAESGNFSIKLNPDDFAWQKIEDHCDRADNNLLNQVIDFLTKEKPKAFEREEIANALQVNDRSLKFVLAKGLKTGQISKRKSETNLRKAVYFIGE, from the coding sequence ATGGCATATTTTGACGATGAGCAACTTGATTTTGAACCAGGTCTCTACGAGGCGATTTTTGAAGGTTTCTCAAAACCTTTAGAACTACCAAAAAAACAACCAGAACTGGTCACGATTAACCGAGAGGATTATATCAGAGAAATCAAAGCCTACGAGCGGAAAATAAATCAAATCAGGCGCGATCAGGAATCGATTCCTGATTGCTTGGCGTATCGAGAGCGATTAGAAGTGATTGCAGCGATCGCTGACCCGATTGATCGAAGTTTTGCCACTATCGAGTTAGCAAAACTCCTAAGAGTATCACCCAGTTTGCTGGAGCGAGATTTAAGCAAGTTAGAATCTAAAAACAGAGCAACAGACACATCCGAAGTAATCACCTGGGCTGAACTTTATAATCGCGAACAGGAGGATTTAGACTGGCTCGTTCACGGGCTGTTACCTGTTGGAGAAACGGTTATTTTGATTGCCGAACCCAAGTGTGGCAAAACCCTTTTTGCTGTTGATTTGACCCATGCAATTATTGAGGGCCATGATTTTTTGAGTCACAAAACCAAACAGGGGAAAGTCCTATTTATCTCGGTTGATGAGTCGTTGCGATCGACCGAGTACAAGCTCAGGAATAGAAACTTTTCGCCGAGTGAAAACCTAGGAATTTTGTCAAAATTTAACCTAGAAAACCTCGATTCCCTTGAGAAGGAATTAATCGATTTCCAACCTGATTTGGTTGTCCTGGATTCCCTCAGAGCGGCGGCTAGGGGTTCAACTATTAGCGAAAATTCTGCCGAGTTTGCAGATAAAATCTATGACCTAAAAATGCTTTTCACTAACCACAAAGCCGCTGGCATCATCATCCACCATTCCACCAAATCTAAGGAACAGGAAGGGGTCAGCAAAGTTCGGGGTAACAGCGCGATCGCTGGTGCAGCTTGGGGGGTTTGGCAGCTTCAAAACGACAAATCCTGGGACAATTCAATTACGTCAATTAAGGAATTTTCGTATCAGTTAAGGGATGCTGAATCAGGAAACTTTTCTATCAAATTGAATCCCGATGATTTTGCATGGCAAAAAATTGAAGATCACTGCGATCGAGCCGACAACAACCTATTGAATCAGGTAATTGATTTTTTAACTAAGGAAAAACCAAAAGCATTCGAGCGGGAGGAGATCGCAAACGCGCTACAGGTGAACGATCGCAGCTTAAAGTTTGTGTTAGCTAAGGGGTTAAAAACAGGGCAAATTAGCAAACG